CCTCAGTGCCGGTTTCAATCTCAGCGGCCTCATCGAGGGTGGCGCTGCCCTCACCACGACCTACACGTGGGGAGCGTCGGAGTCCACGACGAAGAGCGATGACCTGAAGTTCACCGGGGACCCCCAGAACGTCTGGGTACCACCGCACGGCTACGACATCGTGTACGAGGCGATGGACCGCTATACCGGCACCGGGCAGGTCCAGCTCTCGGGGGACCTGGACGGGAGTCTCACGCAATGCGTTCACGGCTCACTCCGGAAGGCCGACGGTAACTGGGTGACGTGGCAAAGCGGCACCCAGGGCTATGACCATGACGGAAACAAGGACTGCGGAACCTATTCGGTGTACGACGTGGCGCTGGCCGCGTCCCACGCGGGACGCGGAGGTCCGCCGTTCGGGAAACTCCCCGAAGGTTTTTCCATCAGCGGCCACCACACCGTTTCGGCCCCGGGGATCGGCTCGTACGAGGCCGTCACGGGTGCGAATTTCAGTGTGACCGTTGATCAGTATCCGTCCGATGTCATCAAGCCGGGAAGTGTTTCCCCGGACTCGGCCGCCGGCATGGCCGTTGTTTCCGGCCAGCAGCCCATCCGGCATTCTTACTCGATCCCGGTAAAGGTCGACCCGAAGACCGTGCGCAGCTCGGTCACCACGCACTGAACCTTTCCGGGGAGCAGCGCGGGAAGCAGGGCGGGAGGCGGTGCGGGAAGCAGCCCGTACAGCGCTTCATGCCCCGTACCGGCTGAACGCGGGTGTCCGCCATTCCTGGCCGTCGGGCCGGACGGCGAGTGCTTCGTAGCCGTCCAGTGTCTCCACCCAGCCCTGTGCCTCGTCGCCCCGGGCGAACGCGGCGGTGGCGTAGGTGTCGGTCAGGGTCAGGGAGGGGCCGATGAGGGTCAGGGAGGCGAGCCCGGTGGCGGGTGCGCCGGTGTGCGGGTCGAAGATGTGGGCGCCGCGTTCGGCGGTGCCGGAGGTGGCGACGGCCAGGTCGTGGTCGGCGGTGATGACGGTGAGCAGTTCGCCGGGGCGCAGCGGGTGGGCGATGCCGATGCGCCAGGGCCTGCCGGGTCCCGCCCGGCCGCGGAGCTGGAGGTCGCCGCCGCCGTTGACGCAGGTGTGGTGTGCGCCCGCTTCGTAGAGGGATCGGGACGCGGCTTCGGTGGCCCAGCCCTTGACGAGGCCGGAGGGGTCGAGGGTGCCGGCGGGGATCATGCTGAACCAGCCGTCGGTGTCGTGGGCGGCCTGGGCGCAGAGGGACATGACCTCGTGGACTTCGGGCGGGCAGTCGTCGAGGTGGATGTCGCCGCGGTCGAGGCGGCTGATGTGGCTGTCGGGCCGATAGGTGGAGAACACGGCGTCGACCCGGTGGAGTTGCCGTACGGCCTCGGCGAGGGCGCGGTGGATGGCGGGGGTCGGTTCGTCGCGGATGTCGAAGGAGAAGACGGTGCCCATGACGTGTTCGACGTGGCGCAGTCCGGTCGCGGTGTCAGGCACGGTGTCAGGCACGGGCCTGGTCCAGGGCGCTCTGCAGGGATTCGATGTAGCCCTGGCTGGTGTAGCTGGCGCCGGAGACGGCGTCGATGTGCGCGCTCTGGGCGCCGATCGCCTCCTGGGCGAGGCGGGGCAGGGCGTAGGCGGCTATTTCCTGGTCCCGGCCCCTGCGGTCGGGGGCCTGGAGGACCTTGACCGAGGTGATCCTGCCCCGGTCGAGGGTGGCGGCGACCTGCACGGTTCCGTACCGGGTGTCGACGGGATCCCCGGTGAACGTGCCAGTTCCGGTGGACGTGCCGGTTCCGGTGGACGTACCCGGCTGGCTCCCCGCGGGCACGCGGGGCGTCGCGGATACGGCGGGGGAGCGGGGAGTCGTCCCGGCGAGGGCCGCGGGCTGGTGGGGTTTGAGGGCGAGCAGGGTGACGATGAGCGTGCTGACGCCCGTGGTGGTGAGGACGGCTCGGCGCATGGCGGTTCTCCTCAGAACGCGAACGACTCGTGATGGATGCGCCGGGACGGGACGCCCGCCTCGGCGAGGGCCCGGATCGCGGCCTCGGCCATGCCGGGAGGACCGCAGAGGTAGACGTCGTGCGCGGCCAGGTCCGGGACCAGAGCGCTCAGGGCCCGCGCGGTCAGGGGTGAGGAGCATGCCGTGGGTTCGTCGACGACGTAGTGCACGGTGGTCCGACGGCGGGCGGCGATCACGTCGAGTTCACCGCGCAGGGCGAGATCTTCGGGGCGGCGGGCCCGGTAGACGAGCGTCACCTGGCCGGGCAGGGTTTCGAAGAGCGCGCGCAGCGGGGTGATGCCGACGCCGCCCGCCAGGAGCAGGACCTTGGGGGCGGTGCGGCGGTGCGCGGTGAAGCCGCCGTAGGGCCCTTCGGCCCATACCCGGGTACCGGGTGCCAGGCGGGCGAGCGCGGCGCTGTGGCCGCCCGCGGTCTTGACCGTGATGCGCAGCCGGTGGGGGTGCGCGGGGGCCGAAAGGGAGTACGGGTTGGCGGTCCACCACAGTCCGCGGGTCAGGAAACGCCAGCGCAGGAACTGTCCCGGCTCGCCGCCCAGCTCATCCAGGTGCTCGCCGGTGAAGTGGACGGAGACCACGCCCGGTGCCTCGGCGTGGACGGCGGCGACGCGCAGGCGGTGGCGCAGTCCTCGCCGCAGCGGTACGGCGAACCGGTACCAGGCGAGCAGCGCGGCGACGCCGAGGAAGAGCGCGAACCAGGCCGCCTGCGCGGTGCGGTTCCCGACGAAGTCGGCTCCGTTGGAGAGCTGGTGGCCGAAGGTGAGGAAGACCGCCAGGTAGGTGGCGAAGTGCAGGTAGTGCCAGGTCTCGTAGCTGAGCCTGCGGCGGGCCGCCCGGGCCGAGAGGACCGCGGTGGCCAGGAACAGCAGGAACCCGGCGGTGCCCTTGAGGAGGTCGGGGTAGTCCAGGACGAGCGTGGCCGTCTGGCTCACCACGTCCGTGCGCGAGGTCAGGGCGTACCCCCAGATGATCAGGAGGGTGTGCGCGAGGGCCAGGGAGACGGTGCACCGTCCGCCCCAGGCGTGCCAGCGGGCGAGGCGGTCGGTGCCGACCGTGTGGTCCAGCAACGGCATCCGGGCCATCAGGGCGAGCAGGACCGCGCAGGCGTAGCCGGCCAGGAGTCCGGTGATGCGCCCCGCGCCGGTGAGCCAGCCCGCGGGTCCGACGACCGAGGTCGTGTCACTCCACCACAGGGCGAGCACCCCGGCGCCGCCGGACCAGATCGCCAGCAGCGCTACGAAGGGCACGGCGGCGGCGCTGCGGTGCGGGCGCCGGCGGCGCAGCCCGCGGCCGGTCCCGGTGCTGGTCCCGGTGCTGGTGAACGTGCTGGTCATGGGGCTCCTCCGGATGGAACTCGCTCCGGCAATGGACGGCCAGACTCACAGCCCAACCTTTGAGTACCTTCTGAAAGCGCCCCTACGACCGCCCTCAGCGCGGATTCAGAGGAAACTCAAAGAAACGGCGGTTCCTGCGACCGGCCGGACCGGGAGATGCTGAAGGCATCATGAACGAGCCGCGTACGACCTCACTTCTGCACCGCCCCGACGGAGGGCCCGTACGGATCCTCGTCGTCGATGACGAACCCGACGTCACCGACGTCCTGACCGGAGTCATGACCGGTGAGGGCTGGCAGGTACGCACCGCCGCCGACGGGACGAGCGCACTCGCGACGGCCCGTGACTTCCGGCCCGACGCGGTGGTCCTGGACTGGATGCTCCCCGACCTCGACGGCCTCCAGGTCCTGCGGTCCCTGCGCCGTGAGGCGCCCCGCGTGTGCGTGCTGTTCCTGACCGCCCGCGATGCCGTCGAGGACCGCATCGCCGGGATCACCGCGGGCGGCGACGACTACGT
This is a stretch of genomic DNA from Streptomyces sp. NBC_00536. It encodes these proteins:
- a CDS encoding ferredoxin reductase family protein, with the protein product MTSTFTSTGTSTGTGRGLRRRRPHRSAAAVPFVALLAIWSGGAGVLALWWSDTTSVVGPAGWLTGAGRITGLLAGYACAVLLALMARMPLLDHTVGTDRLARWHAWGGRCTVSLALAHTLLIIWGYALTSRTDVVSQTATLVLDYPDLLKGTAGFLLFLATAVLSARAARRRLSYETWHYLHFATYLAVFLTFGHQLSNGADFVGNRTAQAAWFALFLGVAALLAWYRFAVPLRRGLRHRLRVAAVHAEAPGVVSVHFTGEHLDELGGEPGQFLRWRFLTRGLWWTANPYSLSAPAHPHRLRITVKTAGGHSAALARLAPGTRVWAEGPYGGFTAHRRTAPKVLLLAGGVGITPLRALFETLPGQVTLVYRARRPEDLALRGELDVIAARRRTTVHYVVDEPTACSSPLTARALSALVPDLAAHDVYLCGPPGMAEAAIRALAEAGVPSRRIHHESFAF
- a CDS encoding FMN-binding protein, which produces MRRAVLTTTGVSTLIVTLLALKPHQPAALAGTTPRSPAVSATPRVPAGSQPGTSTGTGTSTGTGTFTGDPVDTRYGTVQVAATLDRGRITSVKVLQAPDRRGRDQEIAAYALPRLAQEAIGAQSAHIDAVSGASYTSQGYIESLQSALDQARA
- a CDS encoding ETX/MTX2 family pore-forming toxin, which gives rise to MKIHISKRKAAFQAAIAGAVVMAAVVAVPGAAYADSRPSYPASLGEVADDFVEYGDPVAWAARQSDHAHNWGVTQEYGSVCTRAGCRSAGTGAKYDGIITDTAGLTFKNLQVTALGTPSVSMDHGVRISARSWLTNNTPNWQLMTSGSFGSGYTTSITSAVTKQFSTGHTLSAGFNLSGLIEGGAALTTTYTWGASESTTKSDDLKFTGDPQNVWVPPHGYDIVYEAMDRYTGTGQVQLSGDLDGSLTQCVHGSLRKADGNWVTWQSGTQGYDHDGNKDCGTYSVYDVALAASHAGRGGPPFGKLPEGFSISGHHTVSAPGIGSYEAVTGANFSVTVDQYPSDVIKPGSVSPDSAAGMAVVSGQQPIRHSYSIPVKVDPKTVRSSVTTH
- a CDS encoding FAD:protein FMN transferase, with the translated sequence MPDTATGLRHVEHVMGTVFSFDIRDEPTPAIHRALAEAVRQLHRVDAVFSTYRPDSHISRLDRGDIHLDDCPPEVHEVMSLCAQAAHDTDGWFSMIPAGTLDPSGLVKGWATEAASRSLYEAGAHHTCVNGGGDLQLRGRAGPGRPWRIGIAHPLRPGELLTVITADHDLAVATSGTAERGAHIFDPHTGAPATGLASLTLIGPSLTLTDTYATAAFARGDEAQGWVETLDGYEALAVRPDGQEWRTPAFSRYGA